A single region of the Gemella sp. zg-570 genome encodes:
- a CDS encoding heme-binding Shp domain-containing protein, whose product MKKNIYLKLIIVVLLLINLFNFQAEKKVSASSKIYQVPVQLWHAENSGRLSMGNNALASIAQVEENAKGSIYTVEFIPMHFMNLKGHLLSMSVYSGPLFAGGLSQASVISSYQDTDLSGGVSTFPALLQFYRSAQKEDKIGVSVSVDAMNEIIGGDASQKAILKFNWKAASLISGSEEEASYEETKVVEKNSGENKIVENTVEEKNQTSQEEKSDDEKKASDEEKASDEEKQKEETKTEFTKKQVADFFKNDVKTKEVGLYKIDITAQYLNPLTGVTADGGTKNIEIGQGMSQGVISPINNNSGNLEEAIKNQKSGGEKRWSKAQLQRTKDGKLYATVRIHLINWVTRNKEQGPFIKVLQENGEYKLVESKETSSHIEQYKDSYADYTFEVPRENFSAMVQMFVEPMNRPVRFFVEVNPDTIQKGGVDGMKAIEEKNNNIYYIVVGVFAIIILLLAYVLRSKKKNIGKE is encoded by the coding sequence ATGAAAAAAAATATTTATTTAAAATTAATAATAGTAGTCTTATTGCTAATAAATTTATTCAACTTTCAAGCAGAAAAAAAAGTTAGTGCAAGTTCAAAAATTTACCAAGTTCCTGTGCAACTTTGGCATGCTGAAAATTCAGGAAGATTATCCATGGGCAACAATGCTCTTGCAAGTATAGCCCAGGTAGAAGAAAATGCCAAGGGTTCAATCTACACTGTAGAATTTATACCAATGCACTTTATGAATTTGAAGGGTCATCTCTTAAGCATGTCAGTTTATTCAGGGCCTTTATTTGCTGGTGGCTTAAGTCAAGCTAGTGTTATAAGCAGCTATCAAGATACAGACTTGAGTGGCGGTGTCAGCACCTTCCCTGCCCTGCTACAATTTTACAGATCTGCACAAAAAGAAGATAAAATCGGAGTTTCGGTCAGTGTCGACGCTATGAATGAAATCATTGGAGGGGACGCATCACAAAAAGCAATTTTAAAATTTAACTGGAAGGCGGCAAGTTTAATATCAGGTTCTGAAGAAGAAGCTAGCTATGAAGAAACAAAAGTCGTAGAAAAAAATAGTGGAGAAAATAAAATAGTAGAAAATACAGTAGAAGAAAAAAATCAAACTAGCCAAGAAGAAAAATCTGATGATGAAAAAAAAGCTAGTGATGAAGAAAAAGCTAGTGATGAAGAAAAACAAAAAGAAGAAACAAAAACAGAATTTACTAAAAAACAAGTGGCAGACTTTTTCAAAAATGATGTAAAAACAAAAGAAGTTGGACTTTATAAGATTGACATTACTGCTCAATACCTAAATCCCTTAACTGGAGTAACTGCTGATGGTGGAACTAAGAATATAGAAATTGGTCAGGGAATGAGCCAAGGAGTTATTTCTCCCATAAATAATAATTCAGGAAATTTAGAAGAAGCCATAAAAAATCAAAAATCGGGAGGCGAAAAACGTTGGTCAAAAGCCCAACTACAACGTACAAAAGACGGAAAATTATACGCAACCGTAAGAATACATTTAATAAACTGGGTAACTCGCAATAAAGAACAAGGACCCTTTATTAAAGTATTACAGGAAAATGGCGAATACAAGTTAGTAGAATCCAAAGAAACAAGTTCACACATTGAACAATACAAGGATAGTTATGCCGACTACACATTTGAAGTGCCAAGAGAAAATTTTTCTGCAATGGTGCAAATGTTTGTTGAACCTATGAACAGACCTGTTCGCTTCTTTGTTGAAGTAAATCCGGATACTATTCAAAAAGGTGGCGTAGATGGAATGAAAGCTATCGAAGAAAAAAATAATAATATCTACTATATAGTCGTAGGTGTTTTTGCAATTATTATTTTACTACTTGCTTATGTTTTAAGAAGTAAAAAGAAAAATATAGGTAAAGAATAA
- the ytpR gene encoding YtpR family tRNA-binding protein, with translation MLFFYNKEMLGQTLLVTIKNSEQVFYENKKNMVLIRDENNSLVGLNIFNVENLNLTGSGNIDLTEDQKEKLQTRLEKNGIKIDLEANNDEFFVVGQVLTKEKHPDADKLSVSSVKISEDQVLQIVCGASNVAVGQKVVVATTGAMMPSGLLIKKSKLRGVESNGMLCSKRELGLPYEESVKGILLLDDNIEVGRKFKELNL, from the coding sequence ATGTTATTTTTTTATAATAAGGAAATGTTGGGGCAAACACTATTAGTAACAATTAAAAATTCGGAGCAAGTATTTTACGAAAACAAGAAAAATATGGTCTTAATTCGTGATGAAAATAATAGTTTGGTCGGTTTGAATATTTTTAATGTTGAAAACTTAAATTTGACAGGAAGCGGCAATATAGATTTGACAGAAGACCAAAAAGAAAAATTACAGACACGTTTAGAAAAAAACGGAATAAAAATTGACCTAGAGGCCAACAATGATGAATTTTTTGTTGTGGGGCAGGTGCTAACAAAAGAAAAACACCCAGACGCAGATAAATTGTCTGTAAGTAGCGTAAAAATTTCCGAAGACCAAGTCTTACAAATAGTTTGCGGTGCTAGTAATGTCGCTGTCGGGCAAAAAGTTGTCGTTGCGACTACAGGTGCCATGATGCCGAGTGGTTTATTAATAAAAAAATCAAAACTTAGAGGCGTTGAATCAAATGGCATGCTTTGTTCTAAACGTGAACTAGGCTTACCTTATGAAGAGAGTGTCAAAGGAATACTGCTTCTTGATGACAATATAGAAGTAGGAAGAAAATTTAAAGAATTGAATTTATAA
- the isdE gene encoding heme ABC transporter substrate-binding protein IsdE, translated as MKKNIFIYLLIIFSLILTSCSNKTNNQAMQKDAADKAFEESIDLKGINSGKKSEEEQGKKIIMNSVALANIAAKLDIKLAGVPTTRLGKMPERYKHIYQIGIAMNPNMEVVKTINPTILYSPDSLKDWLDEGLEKHKIPHKYVNLRSVDSLYSVTKELATEFKKLEKYNILKEEKEKFFIEYNKKISNKTKPKVLVLMGLPASYIVATKNSYVGNLIELAGAENIITSDKEFEQVNLEYILGKNPDYILRTAHAIPEVVNQMFEEEFKNNSAWQHFYAVKNNKVIDLNSKIFGMTASFDYTDALEDLEKIFYK; from the coding sequence ATGAAAAAAAATATTTTTATTTATCTACTAATAATTTTTAGCTTAATCCTGACATCATGTTCCAATAAAACAAATAATCAAGCTATGCAAAAAGATGCGGCTGACAAAGCCTTTGAAGAAAGTATAGACCTAAAAGGAATTAATAGTGGTAAAAAATCAGAAGAAGAACAAGGCAAAAAAATTATAATGAATTCTGTTGCCCTGGCCAATATAGCGGCAAAACTAGATATAAAACTTGCTGGAGTACCAACAACAAGACTAGGAAAAATGCCAGAAAGATATAAGCATATATACCAAATAGGAATAGCAATGAATCCTAATATGGAAGTTGTCAAAACAATTAATCCTACCATCTTATATTCACCTGATAGCTTGAAAGATTGGCTAGACGAAGGACTTGAAAAGCATAAAATACCTCACAAGTATGTCAACTTACGAAGTGTTGACAGTCTTTACTCCGTAACAAAAGAATTAGCAACAGAATTTAAGAAACTAGAAAAATATAATATCTTAAAAGAAGAGAAAGAAAAATTTTTTATAGAATATAATAAAAAAATAAGTAATAAAACTAAACCGAAAGTTTTAGTATTAATGGGGCTACCTGCTTCTTATATTGTTGCGACAAAAAATTCTTATGTGGGAAATTTAATAGAACTAGCTGGGGCTGAAAATATTATCACAAGCGACAAAGAATTTGAACAAGTAAATTTAGAATATATTCTAGGAAAAAATCCAGATTACATATTAAGAACTGCCCACGCCATACCAGAAGTTGTAAACCAAATGTTTGAAGAAGAATTTAAAAATAATTCAGCTTGGCAACATTTTTACGCAGTTAAAAATAATAAGGTAATAGACTTAAATTCAAAAATTTTTGGTATGACGGCTTCTTTTGATTATACAGACGCTTTAGAAGATTTAGAAAAAATATTCTATAAATAG
- a CDS encoding site-specific DNA-methyltransferase, with amino-acid sequence MANISQQKRQKMLDFLNKLKGEHQDDDSLRALGQIETALNEKKYGLVWEKHTEKVDEMLEHNIPLFCEDENRKITAKENEVYNFLLEGDNLHSLKLLEKTHKGKIDVIYIDPPYNTGNKDFIYNDSFVDKTDGYSHSKWLSFMQQRLEIARELLSDEGVIFISIDDNEQAQLKLLCDEVFGEENYVGHFIWVRKKKGSFLNKKIRKMTEYVLCYTSNERIKFFGEDAYSNKMQPIVKRTNSLKMLKFSKYTIKTKLKDGEYKKGKYTSGNTGVEFLNDFIVKDSIVISELLVNGRFVWTQDFLDNELNQGTFVELSSKFGFNVLRHNQDEKFKTPSSLINSDNGVGTNEDASDELSKLLNLELEDVFNYSKPTSLIKYLISFIKKEFINATILDFFAGSGTTGHAVMQLNKEDGGNRKYILCTNNENNICEEVTYQRLKNIQEDLPHNLKYFKTEFIAKYESDEDEKTISEKMLEHIKELIELEHHIEIDNKKYIILDDEDKLDEIVNTIKEYGKLFISSGIFLSRSHQRILDEKKISITEIPEYYYRSELKEVGEI; translated from the coding sequence ATGGCAAACATATCACAACAAAAAAGACAGAAAATGCTAGACTTTTTAAATAAACTAAAAGGGGAACATCAAGATGATGATAGTTTAAGAGCTTTGGGTCAAATTGAAACAGCACTTAACGAGAAAAAATACGGTCTAGTCTGGGAAAAACACACAGAAAAAGTAGATGAAATGTTAGAACACAACATACCCCTATTCTGTGAAGATGAGAATAGAAAAATCACAGCAAAAGAAAATGAAGTTTACAATTTTTTATTAGAGGGGGACAATCTCCACTCCCTAAAACTTCTTGAAAAAACACACAAGGGTAAAATTGATGTTATCTATATCGATCCACCTTATAATACTGGGAATAAAGACTTCATTTATAACGACAGCTTTGTTGATAAAACAGACGGTTATTCACATAGCAAATGGCTATCCTTTATGCAACAAAGACTTGAAATTGCCAGAGAGCTTTTAAGTGATGAGGGTGTTATTTTCATCTCTATTGATGATAATGAACAAGCACAACTAAAATTACTTTGTGATGAGGTGTTTGGGGAAGAAAATTATGTAGGACACTTTATTTGGGTCAGAAAGAAAAAAGGTTCTTTTCTTAATAAAAAAATTAGAAAAATGACAGAATATGTACTATGTTATACCTCTAATGAAAGAATAAAATTTTTTGGAGAAGATGCGTATTCTAATAAAATGCAACCTATTGTAAAAAGAACTAATTCATTAAAAATGCTTAAATTTTCTAAATACACCATAAAAACAAAGTTAAAAGATGGTGAATACAAAAAGGGAAAATATACTAGTGGTAACACAGGAGTTGAATTTTTAAATGATTTTATAGTAAAAGATAGTATTGTTATAAGTGAGTTGTTAGTGAATGGTCGGTTTGTGTGGACGCAAGATTTTTTAGATAACGAATTAAATCAAGGAACATTTGTAGAGTTATCTTCTAAATTTGGATTTAATGTATTACGACATAATCAAGATGAAAAATTTAAAACTCCATCAAGTCTGATAAATTCTGATAATGGGGTTGGTACAAATGAAGATGCAAGTGATGAGTTATCTAAGTTACTTAATTTGGAATTAGAAGATGTATTTAACTATTCTAAGCCAACATCACTAATAAAATATTTAATAAGTTTTATTAAAAAAGAATTCATTAATGCAACCATCCTCGACTTTTTCGCAGGTTCTGGCACAACGGGGCATGCAGTAATGCAACTAAATAAAGAAGACGGAGGAAATCGTAAATATATTCTTTGCACCAATAATGAAAATAATATTTGCGAGGAAGTAACCTACCAAAGATTAAAAAATATTCAAGAAGACTTACCCCATAACTTAAAATACTTTAAAACAGAATTTATTGCTAAATATGAAAGTGATGAAGATGAAAAAACCATCTCTGAAAAAATGCTAGAACATATTAAAGAACTAATTGAACTTGAACATCATATTGAAATAGACAATAAAAAATATATTATTTTAGATGATGAAGATAAACTTGATGAAATAGTTAATACTATAAAAGAATATGGAAAACTATTTATTTCATCGGGTATCTTCTTATCAAGAAGCCATCAAAGAATATTAGACGAAAAAAAGATAAGCATAACAGAAATTCCAGAATATTACTACAGAAGTGAACTTAAGGAGGTTGGAGAGATATGA
- a CDS encoding iron ABC transporter permease, with product MNKKISLAFVSTTILLVITIFIAINTGNIKASPLEIFNLIFNKTSNSTLAILDLRFPRIIIAILVGAALAVSGLLLQTTLKNPLIDPSLVGVSGGANLILYLGLLVSPSAIIYKSFFAIVGGIVGYLLIFAFARNIKNNVSIILIGIAISSFFTGLLTSLSFLENTSKSLARASLGIKSWEDVKLLLIWIPITIVIALLLAKVCNIFFLDDKVIASLGLNINLLRFTISLLAVILASIATSVVGVLAFLSLIAPHIAKIIVGKNHIYSLPFSALVGALIFLGFDTLGRSIFNPIEIPADILMLVVGGPCFLILIKTGGKYE from the coding sequence ATGAACAAAAAAATAAGTCTTGCTTTTGTTAGCACAACAATATTATTGGTTATAACAATTTTTATAGCCATAAATACTGGTAATATAAAAGCTAGTCCTTTAGAAATTTTTAATTTAATATTTAATAAGACAAGTAACAGCACTCTAGCCATATTAGACTTGCGATTTCCTAGAATAATAATTGCTATCTTAGTAGGTGCAGCCTTGGCAGTTAGTGGTTTACTCCTACAAACGACTTTAAAAAATCCCCTAATAGACCCGAGCTTAGTCGGCGTTTCTGGCGGTGCAAATCTTATTTTATATCTGGGGCTTTTAGTAAGTCCGAGTGCCATAATATATAAATCATTTTTTGCAATTGTCGGTGGAATTGTTGGTTATCTACTTATATTTGCTTTTGCTAGAAATATAAAAAATAATGTTAGTATTATACTTATAGGTATTGCCATAAGTTCATTTTTTACAGGACTTTTAACAAGTTTAAGTTTTTTAGAAAACACAAGCAAGTCTCTAGCAAGAGCAAGTTTAGGTATTAAAAGTTGGGAAGATGTAAAACTCCTACTAATATGGATACCAATAACAATAGTAATAGCCCTATTATTAGCAAAAGTTTGTAATATTTTCTTTTTAGATGATAAGGTTATTGCCTCTCTTGGCCTTAATATAAACCTACTAAGATTTACTATATCACTACTTGCTGTAATTTTAGCTTCCATTGCAACAAGTGTGGTCGGTGTCCTAGCATTTTTATCTTTAATCGCTCCCCACATTGCCAAAATAATCGTCGGAAAAAATCACATATATTCCCTACCCTTTTCTGCCTTGGTGGGTGCTTTAATATTTTTAGGTTTTGATACTCTGGGACGTAGCATATTTAATCCCATAGAAATCCCAGCTGATATATTAATGTTGGTAGTCGGTGGACCATGCTTTTTAATTTTAATAAAAACAGGAGGGAAATATGAATAA
- a CDS encoding DUF1444 family protein, with the protein MFYTVDFVIGKLKEDLPELEIFVSKQNDNNYYILDFKGYKAKVNIENFLLRLDNEQTENSDRKLNDFLLTIKKNLILQSQFDEKGLTKKEILSRVYPVLRARSFGKNSKQDFYTKEHTNESKIFYSLDFEDSYKILTKDLLKKFVISSKELEESARANLVKLPLNYNTDIVADNIFYFLNSKDGYDGSRLLDEKVLNYFYQKIGGDFYIGLPHQDSLIIAHIKNKKGLEILQKMMVDFFTEGRVPITTITFKYDGKNLESLFIFVE; encoded by the coding sequence ATGTTCTATACTGTAGATTTTGTAATAGGAAAACTAAAAGAAGATTTGCCCGAATTAGAAATTTTTGTCAGCAAGCAAAATGATAATAATTACTATATTTTAGATTTTAAGGGTTACAAGGCAAAAGTAAATATAGAAAATTTTTTGTTAAGACTAGATAATGAGCAAACAGAAAATAGTGATAGAAAACTCAATGATTTTTTATTAACTATCAAGAAAAATTTAATTTTACAAAGTCAGTTTGATGAAAAAGGTCTAACTAAAAAAGAAATTCTCAGCAGAGTTTATCCTGTACTTAGGGCTAGAAGTTTTGGCAAAAATAGTAAGCAAGATTTTTATACAAAAGAGCATACCAACGAAAGCAAAATTTTTTATTCTTTGGATTTTGAGGATAGCTATAAGATTTTAACAAAAGACTTGTTAAAAAAATTTGTCATATCATCAAAGGAACTTGAAGAAAGTGCCAGGGCTAATTTGGTAAAATTACCACTTAATTACAATACGGATATTGTGGCAGATAATATTTTTTATTTTTTAAATTCTAAGGACGGCTATGACGGTTCAAGGCTACTTGATGAGAAAGTTTTAAATTATTTTTATCAAAAAATCGGTGGTGATTTTTATATCGGATTGCCCCATCAAGACAGCCTAATTATAGCCCATATTAAAAATAAAAAAGGTTTAGAAATCTTGCAAAAAATGATGGTAGACTTTTTTACAGAAGGCCGTGTACCAATCACAACAATTACTTTTAAATATGACGGAAAAAATTTAGAAAGTTTATTTATATTTGTAGAATAG
- a CDS encoding TIGR01906 family membrane protein: protein MKNFIKNLLVLLQLFSLFLASILFFILKISFYFPIYKSFYLKNNLAHKLGVSNEQLLNYTENLFAYLKNNTSLDSSWFTNKDILHMVDVRNLYLISSKIMYLLFFIFIILTISNIFIFKKNYLKIISKLFNRLLAIFMLLIFSLALYISINFTKFWISFHEILFSNDLWLLDPAESNLIKMFPENFFFFLVASIVISLIIYFVLLIILKKILSKKYANKL, encoded by the coding sequence ATGAAAAATTTTATAAAAAATTTGCTTGTTCTTCTTCAATTATTTTCTTTATTCCTAGCCAGTATTTTATTTTTTATTTTAAAAATTTCATTTTACTTTCCTATCTACAAAAGTTTTTATTTGAAAAATAATTTAGCTCATAAGCTTGGTGTCAGTAATGAGCAATTATTAAATTATACTGAAAATCTTTTTGCCTATTTAAAAAATAATACAAGCCTTGATAGTAGCTGGTTTACTAATAAGGATATTCTCCACATGGTCGATGTGAGAAATCTTTACTTAATCAGTAGCAAGATTATGTATCTACTATTTTTTATATTTATAATTTTGACAATAAGCAATATATTTATTTTTAAAAAAAATTATTTAAAAATTATTAGTAAATTATTTAATAGGCTGCTAGCAATTTTTATGCTACTTATTTTTAGCCTAGCTCTATACATAAGTATAAATTTTACTAAATTTTGGATAAGTTTCCATGAAATTTTATTTAGCAATGACCTATGGCTACTAGACCCTGCCGAGTCAAATCTAATAAAAATGTTTCCAGAAAATTTTTTCTTTTTCCTAGTTGCAAGTATAGTAATTAGCCTAATAATTTATTTTGTATTACTCATAATTTTAAAGAAAATTCTTAGTAAAAAATATGCCAATAAATTATAG
- a CDS encoding ABC transporter ATP-binding protein, whose translation MNNIIEIKNLSFSYKKNKSILKNISTEIEKNKITSIIGRNACGKSTLLEIIAASKNNFTGQILIDKKNIKDFSRKELAKKISLVFQKNIAPSQLSVYETVSYGRLTHKKNIFSQNTKIDLEKINRALIATDLIDLKDELVENLSGGQIQRVFIAMALAQDTEILLLDEPTSYLDIKYQKEIMKLIKKLNKEYEKTIVMVLHDVNQALKYSDNIIAIADGKVIKNDKASNFYDENFLSELYGLEINISEKEKAVISW comes from the coding sequence ATGAATAATATTATAGAAATTAAAAATCTTTCTTTCTCCTATAAAAAAAATAAAAGTATTCTAAAAAATATTTCCACAGAAATAGAAAAAAATAAAATAACAAGTATAATCGGAAGAAATGCTTGTGGCAAAAGTACCTTGCTAGAAATAATTGCAGCAAGTAAAAATAATTTTACCGGTCAAATATTAATTGATAAAAAAAATATTAAAGATTTTTCTAGAAAAGAACTGGCAAAAAAAATTTCTCTTGTCTTTCAAAAAAATATAGCACCCAGTCAACTAAGTGTATATGAAACTGTAAGTTATGGTAGACTGACCCACAAAAAAAATATTTTTAGCCAAAACACAAAAATTGATTTAGAAAAAATTAATAGGGCTTTGATAGCTACTGACTTAATAGATTTAAAAGATGAATTAGTAGAAAATTTATCAGGCGGGCAAATACAGCGTGTCTTTATAGCCATGGCACTTGCTCAGGATACAGAAATACTTTTACTAGATGAACCAACCAGTTACTTAGATATAAAATATCAAAAAGAAATAATGAAACTCATAAAAAAACTTAATAAAGAATATGAAAAAACGATAGTAATGGTTCTGCATGATGTAAACCAAGCTTTGAAATATAGTGATAATATCATAGCCATAGCAGATGGAAAAGTTATAAAAAATGATAAGGCTAGTAATTTTTACGATGAAAATTTCTTATCCGAATTATACGGACTAGAAATTAATATTTCAGAAAAAGAAAAAGCTGTAATTAGTTGGTAA